TTGTTAGGCGAAGGGACGGAAGCAAGCCGGCGGTAGGCCGAACGATTTTGAATTGTAGGCATGTCAGACACGGGCCCCAAACAAGGCCCCTACGCCAGCCGTGAGTGCCATCGCCAATATGCCCCAGAAAGTCACTCGCACCGCGGCTATGAGCACTGGAGCGCCTCCTGCATAGGCGCCAAAACCACCCAGCAATGCGAGGAATACAACGGAAGTCCCAATGACAACGGGAATCAATGCCTGCGGCGGAACCATGATCGCCGTGAGCAGCGGCATTGCTGCTCCCACGGCAAACGTGCCCGCGGAGGCGAAAGCTGCCTGCACGGGGCGGGCGGTCGTCAGATCCGAAATCCCTAGCTCGTCACGAGCATGCGTGGCGAGTGAATCGTGAGCCATCAACTGACCGGCAACCTGTTCGGCCAGCACTTCATCGAGTCCTCGCTGCACGTAGATGGCAGCCAATTCGCGATGCTCAGCGGATCGATCGGCAGCAAGCTCCTGGCGCTCGCGCGCCAGGTCAGCCTGTTCGGTATCGGCCTGCGAACTAACCGAGACATATTCACCAGCAGCCATCGACATTGCGCCCGCGACCAGTCCAGCCACGCCGGCTACAAGAATCTCACTGGATGCTGCCTGTGCAGAGGCTACGCCGACGACAAGACTGGCGGTCGACACGATACCGTCGTTGGCTCCGAGCACTGCTGCGCGGAGCCAACCGATGCGATCGGTGCGGTGCCATTCGCGATGTAACGCTCTCACAAAGTTCACTCCCAAACTGAATTCCTACCGTCCGCGGTGTCGGAACTGCAGTTTCGCGGCGGGTTGCATGATACCACCCCCTGCGCTACGCAAGTTCCGCTCTTGATCCGCCATCACCGCTTGTAAGGCGGCAGTCCACACATCGTCGTCTGCAACATCGTGGGCAGTGGCCACCGCTGCGAGTGTTTGTTCGTCAACATGCTGTAGGTGAATTGCCTGCCGTGGATCGGCAATGCCCTGTGGATTTCCGTCTGCGGAGTTGAGCGCGAAACTGAGTGCTGCGGACTGTTGTCCCGATAAGCGGCTGACAGCACTTGAGTATTCGTACACTCGATCGGTGCCAGAATCCACGATCCAAATGTGGTTGACGTCGTTCGGATCGATGGTCAAGCCAGTCGGATTGCGATTGGTGGCGTCGATTTGCCAGCTTCCTTGCCATGCGCCGGATAGTGAATAGCGAAATACCTTGTCCACCGAGTTGGTATTATTCACTACCCACAGATGCGCGCCATCCGTCGTTACATCAAACGGATCGCGATTGCTGACCGCAAGGGCGAAGTTGGATGTCGCCTTCACACTGCCACTGCGCCGCGCGGCGGCACCCGCAAAGAGAAATATCCGATCGGTTTCGCGATCGACGATCCAGAGATCAGTGCCGTTCGTGGCGATTCCTTCCGGCTTGTCGATGCCTTTGGTTTGCCACTGACCGAGAAGACGACCACTCTGGTCATGCACAAACACCTTGCCATCTTTGTCGACGACCCAATAGACGGAACCGTCCTTGTTGGCCGCAACACCCCGCGACTCCTGAGCCTGCTTGTTGAGTGAGTGCCGAACGACCAAGTTGCCGGCAGCATCGTAATTGAAGGTCTGGTCGGCCGTCGCATCGACGACGATAAACTTGGTGTCGCTGGTGGTGGGCAACGTTTTGACATCGATTGTGACCGTAACCAGATTGCCGTTCAGCAGGCCGTCGCTGGCGAGGTAAGCGAAGGAATCGATTCCGGAAAATCCAGTTCGCGGCGTGTAGGTGAACGAGCCATTGGAATTGAATACCAGAGTTCCGTTGGCCGGATTTGTGGACAAGGCAGCAGACAATGAATCACCATCGACCTCGCGATCGTTTGCCAGCACACCGGTTGTTGCAGGGACCGGGAGCGCAATGCCTTGATTAGTTTGATAGCCATCGTTAACGCCGACCGGCGGGTCGTTGACCGGTGTCACTGTGATGCTCACTGTGATCAGGTTGGAATCGGCCGAGCCATCGTTGGCGCGATAAACAAAGCTGTCGGCCCCGTTGTAATTCGAAATCGGGGAGTAAACGAACGAACCATCGGGATTGAGCATCAGCGTGCCATGACTGGGACCGCTCACCAGAATCGCACGCAGCGTATTGCCATCCACATCAACATCGTTGCTCAACACACCGCCGGCCATCACTGCCAGGAGAACGTCTTCAGCCGTTGAATAGACTTCCCCGGACGCAATCGGTGCGTCATTGACGGCAATGACCGTGAGATTCACCGTCGTGATCGCCGAATCCAGTGTTCCGTCATTGGCCTGGTAAGCAAAGCTATCCGGGCCGTTGTAGTTAGCAGTTGGAGAGTACGCGAACGAACCGTCAGGATTCAACGTTAATGTGCCGTGGCTGGGACCAGCAACAAGCACGGCCGTTAGCGTGGCACTATCGGCATCTGTATCGTTCGCCAAAACGCCATTCGTGATGATCGACAGTTGGGTATCTTCCGCAATCGTATACGAATCCACGCTGGCCAGCGGCGCAGTGTTCACCGGCGTGACGGCTAGGCTCACCGTGACGATATTGGAATCCGCAACGCCGTCATTCGTTTTGTAAGTGAAGCTGTCAGTGCCGTTGTAGTTGGCATTCGGCGAATAGCTGAACGAACCATTTGCGTTTAGAGTCAACGTGCCATGGCTTGGCCCCGTTGCGAGAACGGCCGTCAGTTTGCCCCCTTCGATATCTGTATCATTGCTTAGCACTCCGCTCACAGCGATGGTGAGCGAAGCATTTTCGGCCGTCGCGTAAGAGTCGGCAGTTGCCACGGGAGCGTCGTTCA
Above is a window of Anatilimnocola aggregata DNA encoding:
- a CDS encoding VIT1/CCC1 transporter family protein, which encodes MRALHREWHRTDRIGWLRAAVLGANDGIVSTASLVVGVASAQAASSEILVAGVAGLVAGAMSMAAGEYVSVSSQADTEQADLARERQELAADRSAEHRELAAIYVQRGLDEVLAEQVAGQLMAHDSLATHARDELGISDLTTARPVQAAFASAGTFAVGAAMPLLTAIMVPPQALIPVVIGTSVVFLALLGGFGAYAGGAPVLIAAVRVTFWGILAMALTAGVGALFGARV